tcttcagGTAGATTTGTCCACAACTCCACATCGGCCCATGGAGGTGAGTCTGACCCCTGGGTGACCCCAGGCAACATGCCCTCTGACACATTCCACTCAGATATTGTGCATTTTCACACGTCCCTCCTGCTGCAACATTATACACATGctacacgcacacatgcacttaGTTAATCAGACTTGATCATCTGTAGATTTTGATTTCCTCCAATCAACTCTGAAATTGTCATTAAAGTAAAGCTTAAGAAAGAAGTAGTTACACTGCTGCTAATTAGAGATAATGCCACAGAGGCTAAAAGTAATCTGCTTTAAGAATACGCCAACGCTTGCAAGGTATTTCCTTTTGTCACTGCAAAGGGGGAAgtacatgttttttgttttttttttaacagagaaGAACCTAAAGCACTTGGAAAACAGGATAATCATGTGCAATTTCTGCAGTGACAGGAGTTATGATTTTCCCATGGGTATGTTTTTCAGTGCACACCACAGCTTCTGTAAAGCAAGCACAAAAACCCTAGGTGGTCACACAGGCTGGAGAGAGGTCAGACCACAGCAGGAAAAACACCTCTCTGCCTTTGATATAGCATTGAATAGCTTCttggggttttttccccccacaagtTTGATTAATCTTCGATGTAGAATGTAGTTTACAGCATTGGCCATTACTGAGTCACCCATTGGCGTCAGTGGTCGCAGAGTGTTTGTTCGATGATCGGGAGAAGCACGAGGGAGTTGTAAAATGGAAATTCTTAATCGCTGAAGTCATATTTTCTAATCCCTCTATAGAAGTTGCcgcccatttttttttaaagtagagcAATAGCAAAAAAACAGTCCAGGAAGTAAAATAACACTGGGTTCccataatgttttaatttccTTTGAAATTATGTATTTGTGTTTGATATCCCTGGCGGAGTGCTTGCACAAACCACCCAGCCTGTCTTGTACTGAGGAGTTCATTGTGTCAGCCCTGTGGCTGTTTCCCATGTAGCACAGGAAGACATGCTGGGAGTTTTTATGAGGTGTCAGGATGACAGGTCCTCATGGCCAGTGCTGTGTTGTGTCGGGGTCAGCACCGAGACTGTTGGTGATCCCTGCAGACTATAGAAGAGAGTTGGTGCTCTCAGGCCTCAGCTGGACAGCTATCGGCTCATTTTTGATGTGAGACAGGATGTTCAGGCTTGGCCTGCACTGGGGCTGGGCCTGTGGTCAGTAAGATCTGGGGAGTGGTGAGAACACAGTGCCATGAATCAGACATAGCTCATGATCTGAATGTTTAGAGATCTGTTTTAGGAGTCAGATGCAGTACGAAATACAAAGAGACAATCTGCTTTGGTGGCCAAGTTCTGAGTGAGAGGACTTTTGTTCTAgtgtagcatcacagaaaccaCTCATCAACATAATAGACATGGGGAAGGATGGATGCGGTGTGTTGTTAAAAGGCTGAACTGAAGCCTGCATTCACTGTGGTGTTGCAGGACCAAGCATGTGAAATCCAGTCAGCCTTAGCTGCATGAATATTTTCTAAGCACGTCTTCATCGTGTAGCAGCTTAGCCTGGTGCAGAGTGGCTGCCATCCTGCACACTTTACTTCTAGGTCCCTGTGTCGCTCAGGTAGCTGCCAAGCTGCTGTTAACTTTGTTTAAATAATCTCTTCACTATGGTTAAAGAGGTATGACTTGGTCTCACCACAAATCAAGATAGATCCCACAATGTAGGGCCAACTGGGAGAGCATTCACAATTGCTTTGTAGCCTTGGCAAGGCCTTGTTTACCCCTGTCTCATTCCAGGGCGCTGCactataaacatgtttgtgcagCAAATTGTTTTTGGGGGACAGAGACTGCTAATCTTAGCTTGAGATCTGTGCAAATTTGTCTAGACTTAGGCTGTGAATAAATACTTAAGAGCAATATTAGAGCGTTAAAGGTGTGACGTTGCCAGACTGGCTTTGTACTGGAGTTTATTTGGAATGTGCAACTGTGCTCATGTGTGGTTTCACAACTGGTATGTTTAAAACTTTCAACACTCTCCttttcattagatttttttttttttttaatcttggcTCAGAGTTGAGGTGAGATAATCCTGCCATTATACCTGCATTCTTCCAATCAGAGGAAACTGCTTAAAAAGTTTAATAATCTTCACCCCAGTGTTTTGCGGCAAAGCCCTATCTGTTACACAGAGCATGTGAATAAATACtcaatttaaaaacaagtgATAGTGGCataacactacacactaacactatatatatctatgtctatctatttatctatatatatatatattccaccTTATCCCTGGGATGTCTTGAGTAAGAGCAGTCAGAAAACAACACTCACACCTGATATTTTAATTTCATGCCAGATGTGTAGGAGAGTTGGCAGCTCCTTTGCAACTGTTTACTTGCTTGGAAACCATGTTTTCCTTGACTGTATATGCTCTGTCTTGCCTGAGGACAGCCCGGTTCAGACAGTGGATGGCGGCGTCATCGCGGCCTTGAATAGAATCAGCAGTCAGTGACTGAATTCAGTCCAGACACTATTGCTGCCAAATCCCTGAGAAGAACAATCTTTCTGAAAGTTTACACTCACCAGGAGGTCACACACATCTTCAAGTATACACACATGCTCAGCTCCATGGAAAGAAGCAGTTATTCAAACAGACAGCAGAATAAAGCTGTGGgtaaaaaaatgtcaaaatctttttaaaaacattacagCTTTATAGTGGGCCTATAATCGGAtctttattttatgtcatatatatatgtatatatatatactgtgtaCTGTTCCAGTGGTCAATGTTTATAGTAAACTTGGCTAAAGTTTCATATAGTGAGGTCATTGTATGTACAAATAGTCTCTCTTAGCCAAAAGTTCAGGCTCCAGACTGCTCTGTTTCAGTCATCTTTTTCTACTCTTAGCTTTGTATGATGTCATCAAGAGTGGATGCACTTAATACGGTCATCACAAGCACTCATCCTCACCCACCTTTAACTTTCTGTTTACTAGAGGCAGCCAATCACAAGAAACCTTGCTCAGCTCACATGGCTCGCTTTCAGACCGAAGATTGACTGAGAGGCTGTATACTGATAGCATCATGTAATAGGCCCTGCTTAGTTCTAACCATGCTGGTGCAAGTTAATTGTGACTGATTATATGAGAGGTCGCTAAGTTCAAAACCTCACGATGATAAGCTCAGGAACACTTTCATGTTTGATCTGTAAATCTGTCAGTTTGTTATGTCagcttttccactttttctgcaGGAGGTGCAGACAGAGCCAATGCTGAATGCACTGAAAGATCCAAAGAAAAAAGGACGATGCAAGAATAAAGATGGCATGGCTTCAGCCCATCTACCAATCAGAACGGATCAGGATTTCTCAAAGAGTGAGTCTTAAtcgaaatgtcttttttttttttttttttttacagtttcacatttataataaataaaatgtaaacgaAATATGTTATTTGCCCCATATGGGTTGATATAactattatatataatatatgatTCATATTGTATGCATcatccagtttaaaaaaaaaatcgccaaatgaaatgatttgtttttaaacactaaCCAAAGTGCTCAACAAATGAAACATTAGCTTGCTACTATATGGCATATACTTGTCCTCTGCCTCATCAGAGGCTTCTCAAATAACTCTCTGAAGCCGTTACCAAGATGCCCCATGAGTGGCGAGACTTGCTCATACTTTTCCATTATGTTTTACTTTCTACTCATTGTAAACTGTGTAAATCTTAGTTGTACAAAAATAGCTACAGCTATGGTTGAATTCATAGCTTTTTACCCTTGTTCAGTAGTACAGCATTAAACGTCCTTTAGAAATTACTTTGCATTGGGATACAAAGATGACTTCCTGTTTTAAGTGTTGAGTCTCTTGATGGTGCTATAATGTTAATGCTTAACAGAGTTGCAACGAATATAAGTTTTACAATAGAGAGGTTAAGTTTTAATGTTGTGACCTGATTTACTGAACCTTTAGTTTGAAACTAGGTTAGTTAAACTAGATTACTGCAAATATAGAAAGGATGTTCTTGATAAACAACAAAAGTTCTCTAAAGGTGAAGTAATTCATCcagtttttctgttgttctttgtcATCACACAGAGAGTGAGCTGGCGGCCATCACCATTGAATGGGATGATACACATGCGCACCTCCATAACATGGGTTACCACAAGGGGAAACTGCTGGTGAGGGAAGCCGGTTCCTACTACGTTTACGCCAAAACTTGCTTTCGCTATTACAATTTCAAAGGGCCAATTTCAGACGACAATCCCCCAGTGGATGTTAAAAACACCCAGCTCTTCCAGTACTTGTGCCATGAGAGCATCAAACACAACAGCAAGGCTGTGGTATTAAGCAAGATGGGCAGCACTATGCGGTGGAACGGCACAACCTATAATATGTACTGTGCCCAGCAGGGACGAGGGGTCCAGCTGGATGTCGGAGATGCCTTGTTTGTCAATGTGTCCAACGCCTTCATGCTGGACCTGGCAGGAGAAGCGACGTATTTTGGGGCCATAAAGTGGGGTATCTGAAACTTAAATACATGGGGAGCGGACATGCTACTGAACATTTGATATGCCAAAGAACCACTGTTAGTGATGTTAATTTGtcaaaagagttttttttttgtttttgtttttttttaattgttttgttttttgtgtcacaTTGTTTTGCATCAGATAGCCTTTTTAGACTCTTATTATGAGGAAAAACTTATGCAAAACGTAAACAcctttcaaaaaacaaacttgtctttccactttctgtttttcctttcccaaAAAGCAGAACTAGCACTCTCTACTTCACCCAAAATAGCACTTGAGTTTTATTGGACTTTTTTGTGGTTTGTGTTGGGGAATTTAAATACATTCAGTTTAGATTACAACATTTAGACTTAAGGATTGACATGTGTTTATGCACTAATTAAACGATTCACAAGGGAGCAACTAAGGAAGTAAGTTTGTTGGGAGGAGGTGCAGCAAGAAAGGATTTATCAGTGCTGATTGTTGGAGAAAAATGTCCAAAGAGAGAATTGGAGTTGATAGAGCATCTGCTTGTACTTAGCAGATTATCATAGGATAAAAATAAGGCCTTGGTATAAGTGTTTTCTTGAAAGTCTTTGGAAGTCAGATCAAGGCAGGCAGTGAAGCATCCTTGCAGTTTAGCAACTTTAGCGGATAGTGACAGTAATAGGTAATTTCAcccaaaaattaaaattaaaatttaggTTTAGTATGAGTTTGACTTGGGGCCATGGGGTTGTTGCtccaaaaacatttattatcCATCTTTCCGCCCCAAGTGGTCATTTGAAGGTTACAACATGACAATGTCATAAATGACATGTTTGTTTCATTTATGACGATCAGCAAGTGAAGCAGATAGCAGGACTGTCTGACCATGAATGACAGGAATAGACTCCTGTCTCTTCTTTCACTAGACGGACCAAGTTGAGTTTGGTTCATCTTTaacttaactttttttttttgtttgtttgtttttcatttggcTCTTAGTGAGGTAAATGGGAATATgcactaaatatttatttattagctaGAAAAGTACAGAGACGGGCCACTGTTAAAGTGACCTTTCGGCTGTaaaatcatttatattttatgtcTGTATGACATTCATTAAGCAGCACTTAGAGGAAATAGTAGGCACGCTTTTTGTTATTAAAACACAGGGGCTTCCTtttaaattctatatttatgtATCTCGATTTTTGACAATTCTGTGTGTACTTGCCTAGCCAAAAGCAATATGGTTATATTGTTTCTTCTACAAGATTGTAGCACACCTGTAAGACCTTCATCTGTTTTCATCTGCTAGATTTTTCTATTCagtgttctttttatttatgtttgtgtatgttttaataaaaaaaacctacTTTTTTACAATTGTTTCAAGTGTATTGGAAAAGACCCGATCCAGGCTGTTGTTTGGTGTGGCTGAACTTCACAGGATTAGCTGCCTCAAGCTGTAAGGTGATGAACAGGCCACCCTGACTGTGATATGATTGCAATGTGAAATTTGATCATCTCCAAAATCTTTGGAAAATTCAACACCGCTGTTGCCAAAGAATGATGTCACGTTGTTCCTTTACCTCTGCACACCCGGTCACAGTGGCCCACTAGAAACCGCCCACTACTGCTAACTCACAGCAGATATTTGGAGACCCGGCTCGAAACGACCtgcaaaataaacaagaaacaGCCTGTATGTAATATGTAGGAGTCGTTTTGATCATCGTTGTAATGGGTCTCCCATGAAGCCCTGCGGCACgcaagagaaagagaaactCTTAATGTTAGACCCAAAGCCAAACAATTCCTCTATTGTGTGATCTTGGGTGTTCACCAGCATATGGCCAGAGAATGACTGGGGTTCACACGTTTGTTCTGCATGCTGGGACCTCACACGACTCTCAGCTCATTGTTCAAACACTACTTACTGAGGGTCTGAAATTAAATCTGGGGGTGGAATAAAAATACTTGGCTGAGGTGGGTGAGGAGCTAATTAGTTTTTGAGTTTTGACTTGATTGGCATTGCCGTATTTCATTTCTGACTGCGGAAAGTATAATATAGAATTTCCCTTAATGAAAGTTCACAGAACAATAATACATCTTAAAGGCAAAAATGggaatgctattttttttagaaagcTGTTTTATACAAATAAACAATACTTGTACAAAGTTTTGCAACAACAAAGTAATTCAGCTGTGCTCAGATTTAGCTGAAGCCATAAGTGTAAACAATGGACTTCCGCTGTGTGCCACCCTTTTGATGTGACTTGATTTCTCAATTCTTGGCTCTTAGctaaaaccattaaaatgtgTTGTGTCAATAAACATTATGGATAGCCTGGCATTCACTGGACCCCCACCCTGAGCATGCAtccacgcacacatacacacacgtgcgcgcgcgcacacacacacccatatatGTACGCTGACAAAGAAGTCTCGCCTGCTGCGCTCAGAGGTTCATAAAATAGGTCATTTTTGGTACACGTGGAGAACTTATTTCATTACTCACATATTTTAAAACGCAAGGGGCCACAGCAACCAATATTAATGTCATATAGGTTTCAACGTACACTACAGGGCACAAGCTGCATCGCTTTCTTCTATTTTCCCTGGTGCCAGTCAGGGGTGTTTATAGAATTTTTTAAATGGGGAGGCACTGGGCCAAGAACCAGTCAGGATGAGGGCTGGGTGTTGAAAATGAATCAGATCACAAGGACTTTCATAGATGTGAGGCCTCCTGCCTCCATAAAGTCACATTAGGTTGCCATGTAGCAATATGGCAAAACTAGGTTCAACCACAGAGTAACAAAATACAAGGCTGTCCAGCTGTACATGAGTTTTATTGTACTGAGTGGTTGTTggtaaaccccccccccacacacacacacacacacacacacaaaaacaaaaaactatgtctTAGACATCACTGTGAGTCAAAGGGGGAGTCCATATTTCAACTTAACAGCTTAAGAAATGTATTTTCTAGCATCTTGCATTAGTTATATGAGCATGCAGACATAATGTTTTAGTATTTGTCATTATATAGTTACATTTACAATGATGCCCTGAAGATGACAATGCTGTTTTTCCCAGAAAGGGAATCCAGACCCCATGTGTTCCCATGTGAATAAAAGTTTGCGGAGGCTCTTGGGTTCAAATCAAATTTCAGACAGTGGTGGTGCCAGCCCAGACCCTAGCCACACCCCTGCTGCCAACAGGTTTTCACATATTCCATGACAGTGTGTCGCAGATGAGCTCCAGCAAACACAAAGTGGATTTTATTTCCATCTTCTGCCGTTTTACGATGCATCTCCATCAGACGTGATTTCAGAGTTATTATTTCCCCATGGTTCAGAGAAGAGGTGGAGCTGTTGATTCAGAAAAACAAAGTCATGTGCTGGAAAATATATCAGGGTGTTTTCCCCCAATAAGCAGCACCAGAGGCATCGGTACTGAAGTTAATGCCATTAGCTAAGTATGGCTGCCTAGTTTTATGAGGCTTTGTGGTTTGGAGGAAATGGAGCTCTGAGAAGTCCGTTTTTACCGAGCAGCTGCAGGGCTTTGTTCTGTGCAGGTCGCTTGGCTCTCTTACATGCACTGAACTATCCACGCACTTACACAATTGCACTATCAGTATACAAATTTGTGCCTACTACTGCCCTTCCTGCTTCatgcacgcatacacacacacacacacacacacacacacacacacacacacacacacacacacacacacacacacacacacacacacacacacacacacacacacacacacactcctttgCTGAGTCAGCACAGTCAGCTATTTTCACAAGCTGGGCCCTCGCCCTTTGTCTTCACCCCAATATAGCTCAGATGTTTCAGGCTTTTGATGTCTGACGTTTTTACCGCTTGGCTAATACTAACATTAGTGTTATTAAAACAATAACAGAGTGAGATTTACAGGCTATACTGCAGACGCATGGGCGTGAGATAGCTGGAACGGTTATTACTGTAACCAGGCCTGTCATCTCCTGCTTAAGCTGTCGGCaaagtatgtgtgtctgtgtgtgccagaCTGTCTATGTCTCTGTGTAGGTCAGCAGACCTTTGAGGGGTCTTCAATTAAAGGGAACCccataataaattaaaaagtcaAAAGGTCTAAAGGGCATTGTAATGGGTCAGCTGGTCCaagtaataatggattgcatttatatagcgcttttcaaggcacccaaagcgctttacaattccactattcattcacacactggtggaggcaagctacagttgtagccacagctgccctggggcagactgacagaagcgaggctgccatatcgcgccatcggcccctctggccatcaccagtaggcggtagggtaaagtgtcttgcccaaggacacaacgaccaggacagagagcccggggatcgaaccggcaaccttcctgTTACCTTCATAACCAttacagatgagcttcccaaccgaccgtggctcagggggcgACTGTGATTGTGATCGGCATTGTACCGATTGCCCAAGTACAATGTCAGAACAAAGAGATGAAGTCCATGAGTCCTCTCtatccttctttcttttctcctctgtACCAAATGCTAAATTTTGCAATTTTCTATGGAGACTCTCAAAGGTAATCCCACTTTGGCTATAACTGAGACTCCAGTGAGCTTGTTAATAATCGTTTTTGACAATTTTTCAGAACCATGGAGAGCAAATCTAAAATTTGAACCCCCAAAACGAATGCCTTATTAATGCCTTAGCAAGCTCAAAATAAGGGAAATGTGTTATACGGCTAAGGTCCTTCAAGAAGCAGGTCATGCAAGATGGGAGCCATTTTGGTTTCACTATTTGGCAGTCATTTTGAAGGTCCTAACTAAACGAAAGGGGAGAGAGCTTCCAACAGACCTATGGCGACATCAAAACTGCAAGTAAAGGATTACATGTTAAATTTAATCAAAAACCAAACTTAGAAagatttttccccccaaacacaAATTTAATACAATTCATACGTTTACTCTACATGTGCACAGATTCACAACATGATGACTTCAGTAATGGCTCAGTCCAGAGTGCCACGATGAGCAGTATCTCTGCTCTTCCCACTGGAGCATGGACAATTGCAATGCAGTCAGTATGTAAGCCAAGAAAAAGCACTAAAGCACTCTTGCATCTACACTGCAAAAATGAATGGAGAGACATGCATGGCACAACACTGCAGAAAATATACCAAACCTTTTCTGTGCGCTAATACAATGAAGCCAATGCCGAAGTGCAAAGTTAAACTGCAGTTTCTC
This window of the Maylandia zebra isolate NMK-2024a linkage group LG16, Mzebra_GT3a, whole genome shotgun sequence genome carries:
- the tnfsf11 gene encoding tumor necrosis factor ligand superfamily member 11, with protein sequence MAATHSEYRGYLRNTVDIEVGQQHRFHPVQSSEPTYRPLLFGTLAVMGLLQVASSVAILLHLTGYLQEVDLSTTPHRPMEEVQTEPMLNALKDPKKKGRCKNKDGMASAHLPIRTDQDFSKKSELAAITIEWDDTHAHLHNMGYHKGKLLVREAGSYYVYAKTCFRYYNFKGPISDDNPPVDVKNTQLFQYLCHESIKHNSKAVVLSKMGSTMRWNGTTYNMYCAQQGRGVQLDVGDALFVNVSNAFMLDLAGEATYFGAIKWGI